One genomic segment of Kosmotoga arenicorallina S304 includes these proteins:
- a CDS encoding TspO/MBR family protein: MKSYPKLIISVIITLSAGFLGSFFTSSSIDTWYASLNKPSFNPPNWLFAPVWTSLFILIGISFYLVWRKNFGGRRNLAVGVYSIQLSLNLLWSFFFFGLENPFFALMEIILLWAFILANMNIFYKISKPAAFLLLPYLFWVSFALILNYFIFKLN; this comes from the coding sequence ATGAAAAGCTATCCGAAATTAATTATTTCGGTAATAATTACTCTATCAGCAGGATTTCTGGGTTCCTTTTTTACTTCGAGTTCCATTGATACCTGGTACGCGTCTTTGAACAAACCTTCATTTAACCCTCCCAACTGGTTATTCGCACCTGTCTGGACTTCCTTGTTTATTCTTATAGGAATTTCTTTTTATCTGGTATGGAGAAAGAATTTTGGGGGCAGGCGAAATCTTGCAGTTGGCGTTTATTCTATTCAGCTTTCCTTAAATTTGCTCTGGTCTTTCTTTTTCTTTGGCCTTGAAAACCCTTTTTTTGCTCTTATGGAAATAATTTTGTTATGGGCATTCATTTTAGCAAATATGAACATTTTCTATAAAATCTCAAAACCCGCAGCTTTTTTACTCCTTCCCTATTTGTTTTGGGTTAGTTTCGCTTTGATTTTGAACTATTTCATCTTTAAGCTCAATTGA
- a CDS encoding phytoene desaturase family protein: MSKKKYDTIVVGGGIAGLTSAAYLARSKKKVLLIEKNETCGGLVNTFEHNGFYFDAGVRALEDAGIIFPMLNDLDISLETVKSPVSVGIEKEVLNIEGIDSLMDYRDLLVRMYPQSEKEVDSIIKIIRKVMKYMDVLYGIENPMFKDLKRDTGFVFKTLLPWLPRFLLTLGKINKMNVPVESYLEKIIENTSLRDIIAQHFFKNTPAFFALSYFSLYLDYFYPKGGVGKLAEVVKDKVIEYGGEILTGTRITEVFADRCQIRDENGNFYEYNSLVWAADLKTFYSITKTANLDPRTKDKFEEAKRQFLNCRGGDSVFSVFLEVDEPLESFRKIAYGHFFYTPSRTGLGETHKRELNLLLGNWKDKGKEEVLNWVDKFLNLNTYEISIPGLKDPQMVPKGKTGVIISLLAEYDLFEKVRKDGWYDEFKSELEKRIVKVISNSIYPMLKEKVTASFSFSPLSIQERVGTSEGAITGWAFEKHMPVINKIASAGKAVLTPIPNIFQAGQWAYSPAGVPMSILTGKIAAEKATKIGKSKF; encoded by the coding sequence ATGAGCAAAAAGAAATATGACACAATCGTAGTAGGTGGGGGCATTGCAGGGCTTACATCTGCTGCTTACCTTGCGCGCAGTAAAAAAAAGGTGCTTCTGATAGAAAAAAACGAAACCTGCGGAGGATTGGTCAACACCTTTGAGCACAATGGATTTTATTTTGACGCTGGTGTGAGAGCGCTGGAAGATGCCGGTATAATATTCCCCATGCTTAATGATCTCGATATTTCTCTTGAAACTGTCAAAAGCCCTGTTTCAGTTGGCATCGAAAAGGAAGTCTTGAACATTGAGGGAATTGATAGCCTGATGGATTACAGGGATCTGCTAGTAAGGATGTATCCACAAAGTGAGAAAGAAGTTGACAGCATCATCAAGATAATCCGTAAAGTTATGAAATACATGGATGTATTATATGGTATAGAGAATCCCATGTTCAAAGATTTAAAACGAGATACAGGCTTTGTCTTCAAAACGCTCCTTCCATGGTTGCCGAGGTTTCTTTTAACTCTGGGCAAGATAAATAAAATGAATGTCCCTGTTGAGAGTTATCTTGAAAAAATAATCGAGAATACTTCCCTGAGAGATATCATTGCACAGCATTTTTTCAAAAATACGCCTGCGTTTTTCGCGTTGAGTTATTTTTCTTTGTATCTGGATTATTTCTATCCCAAGGGTGGCGTGGGGAAACTTGCCGAGGTTGTCAAAGATAAAGTAATAGAATATGGAGGCGAAATACTAACCGGAACAAGAATTACCGAGGTATTCGCTGACAGGTGCCAGATAAGAGATGAGAACGGGAATTTTTATGAGTACAACAGCCTTGTCTGGGCTGCAGATTTGAAAACCTTTTATTCGATAACAAAAACTGCCAATCTTGATCCTAGAACAAAAGATAAATTTGAAGAAGCTAAAAGACAATTTTTGAACTGTCGGGGTGGGGATTCCGTGTTTAGCGTATTTTTAGAAGTGGATGAACCACTGGAGAGCTTCAGAAAAATCGCATACGGGCACTTTTTTTACACCCCTTCAAGAACCGGTCTGGGTGAGACTCATAAAAGGGAGTTAAATCTATTGCTGGGTAACTGGAAAGACAAAGGAAAAGAAGAGGTTTTGAACTGGGTTGATAAGTTCCTCAATCTAAACACCTACGAAATATCCATCCCGGGGCTGAAAGATCCCCAAATGGTACCTAAAGGTAAAACCGGCGTGATAATAAGCCTGCTTGCAGAATATGATTTGTTTGAAAAAGTCCGAAAAGACGGCTGGTATGATGAATTCAAATCGGAGCTTGAAAAGCGCATTGTAAAAGTGATTTCAAATTCAATATATCCCATGTTGAAAGAAAAAGTTACCGCTTCCTTTTCCTTTTCTCCTTTGAGTATTCAAGAAAGAGTAGGAACTTCCGAGGGCGCTATTACAGGGTGGGCATTTGAAAAACACATGCCTGTAATCAATAAGATTGCTTCTGCTGGCAAAGCTGTCCTGACGCCGATACCAAATATATTCCAGGCTGGTCAGTGGGCTTACAGCCCTGCCGGGGTGCCCATGTCGATACTAACCGGGAAAATTGCTGCAGAAAAGGCAACAAAGATAGGCAAAAGTAAGTTTTAG
- a CDS encoding SDR family NAD(P)-dependent oxidoreductase, with translation MKKKSKFFKYFKEYRWSNVFAMIKNNRLDPKICNDEFTNKLVVVTGATSGIGYVTARKFASKGANLLCINRNREKSEALCEEIERDFDVSCNYELADLSKLDDIHRVARALSKLEKPIDVLIHNAGVYLTKRELTEDGLEKCFVVNYLSSFIINYLLMEKLKSQEKTRIILVNSEGYRFAAWGLKLDDLNWQKRRYSGLKSYGSAKLAQLLSMLVFDEYFKNSGVTINAMHPGAVRSNSGKDNGPFYKWFKKTFIDKNLRPADISAEALYYLGVSSEVEHISGKFFNLTTLEEPAPPAVDKEAAYELWNKSIELGRLNSNQMEGGIVGI, from the coding sequence ATGAAAAAGAAAAGCAAGTTCTTTAAGTATTTCAAAGAATACCGCTGGTCTAACGTATTCGCAATGATCAAAAACAATCGGTTAGATCCCAAAATCTGCAACGACGAGTTCACCAACAAACTTGTAGTTGTAACAGGCGCAACCTCTGGAATCGGATATGTTACAGCAAGGAAATTCGCGTCTAAAGGGGCGAATTTGTTATGCATAAACAGAAACAGAGAGAAGTCAGAAGCGTTGTGTGAAGAGATAGAAAGGGATTTCGATGTCTCCTGCAATTATGAACTGGCAGATTTGAGCAAGCTGGATGATATCCACAGGGTCGCCAGGGCTCTTTCAAAGCTTGAAAAACCAATCGATGTCCTTATACACAATGCAGGTGTATACCTCACAAAGCGCGAGCTGACAGAAGATGGGCTGGAAAAATGTTTTGTTGTTAATTATCTCAGTTCATTTATCATAAACTATCTTTTGATGGAAAAGCTCAAGTCTCAAGAAAAGACGAGAATTATTCTTGTGAATTCGGAGGGTTACCGCTTTGCCGCCTGGGGATTGAAATTAGATGATTTGAACTGGCAAAAAAGACGATATTCGGGATTGAAGTCTTATGGCTCGGCAAAGCTAGCACAGCTACTATCCATGCTGGTTTTTGATGAATATTTCAAGAATTCCGGGGTAACGATTAATGCAATGCACCCGGGTGCTGTCAGATCAAATTCTGGAAAGGACAACGGGCCTTTTTACAAATGGTTCAAAAAGACCTTTATAGATAAAAATCTAAGGCCAGCTGATATTTCGGCTGAAGCCCTTTACTATTTGGGCGTATCCAGTGAGGTAGAGCATATTTCCGGAAAATTCTTCAATCTCACCACTTTGGAAGAGCCAGCTCCACCTGCAGTCGATAAAGAAGCCGCCTATGAATTATGGAATAAAAGCATTGAACTGGGCAGGTTGAATTCAAATCAAATGGAGGGGGGGATAGTCGGCATATGA